A stretch of Porites lutea chromosome 5, jaPorLute2.1, whole genome shotgun sequence DNA encodes these proteins:
- the LOC140938555 gene encoding E3 ubiquitin-protein ligase MARCHF2-like, with amino-acid sequence MSESSQTPATLPVTCSFKSISLEDDIPMCRICCSTGGKQGGQEPLRRVCLCKGSMGEIHKSCLETWLTAANADRCPVCHYEFQIRRVFKPITQWRCPPMHPNDISMLVFTVLFIGMFAVQLTGMAFLVSYYKQPACHPTISLGLAGIGAGLPFFLALALALTVNVYFSRYWRHWRNANRRVIVRLGNINEADIVPV; translated from the exons ATGTCTGAAAGTTCACAAACTCCAGCTACTCTTCCAGTGACGTGTTCTTTTAAGTCTATTTCATTGGAGGATGACATTCCAATGTGCCGAATATGCTGCAGTACAGGCGGCAAACAAGGCGGACAGGAACCTCTTCGCCGGGTGTGTTTATGTAAAGGGAGTATGGGTGAGATACACAAGTCGTGTTTGGAGACATGGTTGACCGCTGCCAACGCCGACAGATGCCCTGTTTGCCATTATGAGTTTCAGATAAGACGAGTTTTCAAGCCAATTACACAG TGGCGTTGTCCTCCAATGCATCCAAACGACATTTCTATGTTGGTGTTCACAGTTCTTTTCATTGGAATGTTTGCTGTCCAGTTAACTGGAATGGCTTTCCTCGTTAGTTATTATAAACAACCGGCGTGCCACCCTACCATTAGCTTAGGACTTGCCGGAATCGGGGCCGGACTTCCCTTCTTCTTGGCTCTTGCACTTGCGCTGACAGTGAACGTCTACTTTTCGCGATACTGGAGACACTGGCGAAACGCGAACAGACGAGTAATTGTACGCTTGGGTAATATCAATGAAGCAGATATTGTACCCGTTTGA